From the genome of Scytonema millei VB511283, one region includes:
- a CDS encoding GNAT family N-acetyltransferase, producing MIRPIAPDDTTALIALADATGLFESNQLEELSAMLSDYLGGNSDRDRFWIVDDDNGLVGVAYCETERMTDRTWNLQLIAIRPDRQRQGRGTALLRYVEQTLVERGGRMLLVETSGTSEFEHTRAFYRKCGYDEEARIRDFYTEGADKIVYRKALSAQG from the coding sequence ATGATTCGACCGATCGCACCCGATGACACAACCGCACTGATTGCTTTAGCCGACGCAACCGGACTGTTCGAGTCGAACCAACTTGAGGAGCTTAGCGCAATGCTGTCCGATTACTTGGGTGGCAACAGCGATCGCGATCGCTTCTGGATCGTCGATGACGATAATGGACTGGTTGGGGTCGCTTATTGCGAGACGGAGCGAATGACCGATAGGACGTGGAACTTACAGTTGATTGCTATTCGACCGGATCGCCAAAGACAAGGACGTGGTACAGCCCTGCTACGCTATGTCGAACAAACGTTAGTAGAGCGTGGTGGGCGTATGCTACTGGTGGAAACGTCTGGTACGTCAGAATTCGAGCATACGCGAGCATTCTACCGTAAGTGCGGTTATGACGAGGAAGCGCGGATACGAGACTTTTATACAGAGGGCGCTGACAAGATCGTTTACCGCAAAGCCTTATCTGCTCAAGGGTAG